A region of Subdoligranulum variabile DNA encodes the following proteins:
- a CDS encoding hydrogenase large subunit — MAKRSIVPFGPQHPVLPEPIHLDLVLEDEVVVEAVPSIGFVHRGLEKLVETKDFKEYVYIAERVCGICSFGHGLGYCQTLEHIMNVEVPPRGRYLRTIWMEMSRIHSHLLWLGLLADAMGFESLFMESWKLREKILDMFDATTGGRVIFSVNCIGGVLKDMDETMLKNIVDTCNDMEKELKPIADAFLRDYTTGSRLHGLGVLTPEDATLMGAVGPMLRASGVSYDARKLGYAAYGELDLEPVTATEGDSYARCEVRIREIHQSFDLIRQAAAKIPAGPIAVPVKGFPQGEYFTRIEQPRGEAIYYVKANGTKFIERFRLRTPTTSNIPPMLNMLKGCQLADVPLLILTIDPCISCTER; from the coding sequence ATGGCGAAACGAAGCATTGTGCCCTTTGGTCCGCAGCATCCCGTCCTGCCGGAACCCATCCACCTGGACCTGGTTCTGGAGGACGAAGTGGTGGTGGAAGCGGTGCCCAGCATCGGGTTTGTCCACCGCGGACTGGAAAAACTGGTGGAGACCAAGGATTTCAAGGAATACGTCTACATTGCCGAGCGGGTCTGCGGCATCTGCAGCTTCGGCCACGGGCTGGGGTACTGCCAGACGCTGGAGCACATCATGAATGTGGAGGTGCCGCCCCGGGGCCGGTATCTGCGCACCATCTGGATGGAGATGAGCCGCATTCATTCCCATCTGCTGTGGCTGGGCCTGCTGGCCGACGCCATGGGCTTTGAGAGCCTCTTCATGGAGAGTTGGAAGCTGCGGGAAAAGATCTTGGACATGTTCGACGCCACCACCGGCGGCCGGGTGATCTTCTCGGTGAACTGCATCGGCGGCGTACTCAAGGACATGGACGAAACCATGCTCAAGAACATTGTGGACACCTGCAATGATATGGAGAAGGAACTCAAGCCCATCGCCGACGCCTTCCTGCGGGACTATACCACCGGCTCCCGTCTGCACGGGCTGGGGGTGCTGACCCCCGAGGATGCCACCCTCATGGGAGCCGTGGGCCCCATGCTGCGGGCCAGCGGTGTCTCCTACGACGCCCGCAAGCTGGGCTATGCGGCCTACGGCGAACTGGATCTGGAACCCGTCACCGCCACCGAGGGCGATTCCTACGCCCGGTGTGAGGTGCGTATCCGGGAGATCCACCAGTCCTTTGACCTCATCCGCCAAGCGGCGGCCAAGATCCCGGCGGGGCCCATTGCGGTACCGGTGAAGGGCTTCCCCCAGGGGGAGTATTTCACCCGCATCGAACAGCCCCGGGGCGAGGCCATCTACTATGTGAAGGCCAACGGCACCAAGTTCATCGAACGGTTCCGTCTGCGCACCCCCACCACCAGCAACATCCCGCCCATGCTGAACATGCTCAAGGGCTGCCAGCTGGCTGACGTGCCGCTGCTGATCCTGACCATTGACCCCTGCATCAGCTGTACCGAGAGGTGA
- a CDS encoding NADH-quinone oxidoreductase subunit C encodes MEAANTIEPITMAEFMPQVIRFKMDGWRVVQLCAVRLPDGYELSYSFAKGYDMRTLRLTLGTDETVPSITQVYPGAFLQENEAAELFGVKIESIQGDYHDKLYRIARPTPFKEKG; translated from the coding sequence ATGGAAGCTGCCAACACGATCGAGCCCATCACCATGGCGGAATTCATGCCCCAGGTGATCCGGTTCAAGATGGACGGCTGGCGGGTGGTGCAGTTGTGTGCGGTCCGTCTGCCCGACGGCTATGAGCTGAGCTACTCCTTTGCCAAAGGGTACGATATGCGCACCCTGCGTCTGACTTTGGGCACCGACGAGACGGTGCCCAGCATCACCCAGGTGTATCCCGGCGCTTTCCTGCAGGAAAACGAGGCCGCAGAGCTGTTCGGCGTAAAGATCGAGAGCATCCAGGGCGACTATCACGACAAGCTGTACCGCATTGCGCGGCCCACGCCGTTCAAGGAAAAGGGGTAA
- a CDS encoding NADH-quinone oxidoreductase subunit B family protein, with the protein MKKLAKSPWMLHYDASSCNGCDIEVLACTTPKYDIERFGIINTGDPFQADILLITGGVNSQCEGVVRQLYEQMPNPKVVVAVGICACTGGVFKDCYNIKGGIDTVIPVDVYVPGCAARPQAIIDGVVKALEILEDKRSHYTEEKEEEKKEEG; encoded by the coding sequence ATGAAGAAACTTGCAAAATCCCCTTGGATGCTGCACTATGACGCCAGCAGCTGCAACGGGTGCGATATTGAGGTGCTGGCCTGCACCACGCCCAAATACGACATTGAACGTTTCGGCATCATCAACACCGGCGATCCCTTCCAGGCGGACATCCTGCTGATCACCGGCGGTGTGAACAGCCAGTGCGAAGGGGTGGTACGGCAGCTGTACGAACAGATGCCCAACCCAAAAGTGGTGGTGGCCGTGGGGATCTGTGCCTGCACGGGCGGCGTCTTCAAGGACTGCTACAACATCAAGGGCGGCATCGACACGGTCATCCCGGTGGACGTCTACGTGCCGGGCTGTGCGGCCCGGCCCCAGGCCATCATCGACGGTGTGGTGAAAGCGCTGGAGATCCTGGAGGACAAGCGCAGCCACTACACCGAGGAAAAAGAAGAAGAGAAAAAGGAGGAAGGCTGA
- a CDS encoding respiratory chain complex I subunit 1 family protein — protein MMPVVSVLAYLLLAPLVGALLDGLDRRVSARMQARQGPPMMQPFYDLKKLFSKQMIAVNSVQMLLNLSYLIFLAVAGSMLFAGADILMCLFILSTADMFLVMAASSDSSPFSTLGAGREMIQMMAYEPLTLLMAVGFYLATGSFHVGDIIRMSHSAVLTMPGFLLGFMFITAIKLRKSPFDLSTSHHAHQEMVKGITTEMAGPTLAVMNIAEYYEMVLMLGIVALFFLNEHWWSWPIAIVACLVVYLLEILWDNVAARVKWRTLLDGCWVVTLLTGGLNGLILMLVR, from the coding sequence ATGATGCCGGTCGTTTCGGTTTTGGCGTATCTGCTGCTGGCGCCCCTGGTGGGCGCCCTGCTGGACGGGTTGGACCGCCGTGTCAGCGCCCGGATGCAGGCCCGTCAGGGGCCGCCCATGATGCAGCCTTTCTATGACCTGAAGAAGCTGTTCTCCAAGCAGATGATCGCCGTCAACAGTGTGCAGATGCTGCTGAACCTGAGCTATCTGATCTTCCTGGCGGTGGCCGGCTCCATGCTGTTTGCGGGCGCGGATATTCTCATGTGCCTGTTCATCCTGTCCACCGCCGATATGTTCCTGGTCATGGCGGCGTCCAGCGATTCCTCGCCTTTCTCCACCCTGGGCGCCGGACGGGAGATGATCCAGATGATGGCCTACGAACCTCTGACCCTGCTCATGGCGGTGGGGTTCTATCTGGCCACCGGCAGCTTCCATGTGGGGGACATCATCCGGATGTCCCACAGCGCTGTGCTGACCATGCCTGGCTTCCTGCTGGGCTTCATGTTCATTACGGCCATCAAACTGCGCAAGTCGCCCTTTGATCTGTCCACCAGCCACCATGCCCACCAGGAGATGGTCAAGGGCATCACCACCGAGATGGCCGGTCCCACCCTGGCGGTGATGAATATCGCCGAATATTACGAGATGGTGCTCATGCTGGGCATCGTGGCGCTGTTTTTCCTCAACGAACACTGGTGGAGCTGGCCCATCGCCATTGTGGCCTGCCTGGTGGTGTATCTTCTGGAGATTTTGTGGGACAATGTGGCCGCCCGCGTCAAGTGGCGCACCCTGCTGGATGGCTGCTGGGTGGTCACGCTGCTCACCGGCGGGCTCAACGGCCTGATCCTTATGCTGGTACGCTGA
- a CDS encoding NADH-quinone oxidoreductase subunit 5 family protein, with product MGVLHLPQAGVAGGQVGGGILDLCGEIPVIDHLMLAGEFALMILIVVLSIKYKKYPVVLLSVGQTGLLAWSELTCPVESPTHLRLDCLSMLMIMIVALVGGLICIYAVGYMKAYHQHHTEYQDRSGFFFSMLFFFLAAMVGLVLSENLVWMYFFWEITSVISFLLIGYTRTEEAVHNSFRALWMNLLGGLGFAIAIVVAAHTQHTVQLNELVAAKATIPVVLLAFAGLTKSAQLPFSSWLLGAMVAPTPSSALLHSATMVKAGVYLLIRLAPAMAGNMTGMTVAFIGGFTFIAASMMAIAQNDGKKVLAFSTVSNLGLIVACAGIGAEETIWAAVLLMIFHSVSKSMLFQAVGSIENSLGSRDIEDMHGLLLRLPRLTYIMGIGIAGMYLAPFGMLISKWVALRAFVDADNYLLVIFLAYGSATTMLYWTKWLCKLVSLHHTKVKVTDVTRKDQYFSMYIHAAATLGLCLLFPLVSSRVVTPIIQELFGTAHEVLSMSVLTTMAIMLVSVLFVPSLMFLLTRSTHRDYVPIYMGGINEGDNTYFVNSFGEPEHLYLSNWYLRFEFGRRRLMRPGVIISAGVLIVMLCVIIGGAV from the coding sequence GTGGGGGTCCTGCATCTCCCGCAGGCAGGCGTCGCAGGGGGCCAGGTCGGGGGCGGCATCCTGGACCTGTGCGGCGAGATCCCCGTCATCGACCATCTGATGCTGGCCGGGGAATTTGCCCTGATGATCCTCATCGTGGTGCTGAGCATCAAGTATAAAAAGTATCCGGTGGTACTGCTCTCGGTGGGGCAGACGGGGCTGCTGGCCTGGTCGGAACTGACCTGCCCGGTGGAATCTCCCACCCATCTGCGGCTGGACTGCCTGTCCATGCTCATGATCATGATCGTGGCCCTGGTGGGCGGACTCATCTGCATCTACGCCGTGGGCTACATGAAAGCCTATCACCAGCACCATACCGAATATCAGGACCGCAGCGGATTTTTCTTCTCCATGCTGTTCTTCTTCCTGGCGGCCATGGTTGGGCTGGTCCTGTCGGAAAATCTCGTCTGGATGTATTTCTTCTGGGAGATCACCTCGGTCATCTCCTTCCTGCTCATCGGCTACACCCGCACCGAGGAAGCCGTCCACAACAGCTTCCGTGCCCTGTGGATGAACCTGCTGGGCGGCCTGGGCTTTGCCATTGCCATCGTGGTGGCGGCCCACACCCAGCATACCGTGCAGCTCAATGAGCTGGTGGCGGCAAAGGCCACCATTCCGGTGGTGCTGCTGGCCTTTGCGGGCCTGACCAAGTCGGCTCAGCTGCCTTTCTCCTCCTGGCTTTTGGGGGCCATGGTGGCACCCACACCCTCCAGCGCGCTGCTGCACAGCGCCACCATGGTCAAGGCAGGCGTCTATCTGCTCATCCGGCTGGCCCCTGCCATGGCGGGCAACATGACCGGCATGACGGTGGCTTTCATCGGCGGCTTTACCTTTATTGCGGCCAGCATGATGGCCATTGCCCAGAACGACGGCAAGAAGGTGCTGGCTTTCTCCACGGTGTCCAACCTGGGCCTGATCGTGGCCTGTGCAGGCATCGGCGCCGAGGAAACCATCTGGGCGGCGGTGCTGCTGATGATCTTCCACTCGGTAAGCAAATCCATGCTGTTCCAGGCCGTGGGCTCCATCGAGAACAGCCTGGGCTCCCGTGACATTGAGGACATGCACGGCCTGCTGCTGCGTCTGCCCCGGCTGACCTACATCATGGGCATCGGCATTGCGGGCATGTACCTGGCGCCCTTCGGTATGCTGATCTCCAAGTGGGTGGCCCTGCGGGCCTTCGTGGACGCAGACAACTACCTGCTGGTCATCTTCCTGGCCTACGGCAGCGCCACCACCATGCTGTACTGGACCAAGTGGCTGTGCAAGCTGGTCTCGCTGCACCACACCAAGGTCAAGGTCACCGACGTGACCCGCAAGGACCAGTATTTCTCCATGTACATCCACGCCGCAGCCACCCTGGGACTCTGCCTGCTGTTCCCGCTGGTTTCCTCCCGGGTGGTCACCCCCATCATTCAGGAACTCTTCGGCACCGCCCATGAGGTGCTTTCCATGAGCGTGCTGACCACCATGGCCATCATGCTGGTCAGCGTGCTCTTCGTGCCGTCCCTGATGTTCCTGCTCACACGCTCCACCCACCGGGACTACGTTCCCATCTACATGGGCGGCATCAACGAGGGCGACAACACCTATTTTGTCAACAGTTTCGGGGAACCGGAACATCTGTATCTGAGCAACTGGTACCTGCGGTTTGAGTTCGGGCGCCGCCGCCTCATGCGGCCGGGCGTCATCATCTCGGCGGGGGTTCTCATCGTCATGCTCTGTGTGATCATAGGAGGTGCGGTATGA
- the hypF gene encoding carbamoyltransferase HypF — translation MVDDGDLAAQVQDAAPDLAPCDACLREMQDPHGRRYRYPFINCTDCGPRFSIIRRLPYDRPATTMAGFAMCPDCAAEYGDIRSRRYHAQPNCCPVCGPRAIYRDAAGKPVAGDPIALAQKALAAGKIVAVKGTGGIHLACRADSPDAVARLRRRKHRPEKPLALMARDLSTAARFCRYTEEEAALLQSPRRPILLLAKKDPTGQTWLSATTRLGVMLPYTPLHILLLDGTFGGPDLLVMTSANRSGCPVLLDNEDAVSALQGIADGFLLHDRPIANRCDDSLAMVWRGAPVFFRRSRGYAPQPLLLDRDVTGVLAFGAEQKGSFAAGRGRHAFVSQYIGDLKNAETLDHYCTALTGTLSLFGLQPTVLVCDLHPDYASTREAEEMAARQHLPLRRVQHHWAHMAACMADNRLEGPVFGLIWDGTGLGEDGSIWGGEYLVGDYQHYHRVGSLRPVALPGGDACIAGIGRTALSLALDAGCPEAAPAFARREGVTALLKSGYRCVQSSGMGRLFDGVYSLLTGRTDADYDGQAPALLEALAEGADPADLYSPAYYEEDGVRRFDTRPLIRALCAAKTAGTGAAALAAGFQQALCRMALDQCRTLNPDGLPVVLSGGVFLNRALLEGVTALLEGAGYRVYTHRRVSPSDEGLALGQLAIGAAGL, via the coding sequence ATGGTCGATGACGGGGATCTCGCCGCACAGGTCCAGGATGCCGCCCCCGACCTGGCCCCCTGCGACGCCTGCCTGCGGGAGATGCAGGACCCCCACGGGCGGCGGTATCGCTACCCTTTTATCAACTGCACCGACTGCGGGCCCCGGTTTTCCATCATCCGCCGCCTGCCCTATGACCGCCCCGCCACCACCATGGCCGGGTTTGCCATGTGCCCCGACTGCGCCGCCGAATACGGTGACATCCGCAGCCGCCGCTACCACGCCCAGCCCAACTGCTGCCCGGTATGCGGTCCCCGGGCCATCTACCGGGACGCCGCAGGGAAACCCGTGGCGGGCGATCCCATCGCCCTGGCCCAGAAGGCCCTGGCCGCCGGGAAGATCGTGGCGGTGAAAGGCACCGGCGGCATCCATCTGGCCTGCCGGGCAGACAGTCCCGACGCTGTGGCCCGGCTGCGCCGCCGCAAACACCGGCCGGAAAAGCCTTTGGCCCTCATGGCCCGGGATCTTTCCACCGCCGCCCGGTTCTGCCGGTATACTGAGGAGGAGGCTGCCCTGCTGCAGAGTCCCCGCCGGCCCATCCTGCTGCTGGCCAAAAAAGATCCCACCGGGCAGACCTGGCTCAGCGCCACCACCCGGCTGGGGGTCATGCTGCCCTACACGCCGCTGCACATCCTGCTGCTGGATGGGACTTTCGGCGGACCGGATCTGCTGGTCATGACCAGTGCCAACCGGTCGGGCTGTCCGGTGCTCCTGGACAATGAGGACGCAGTGTCCGCTTTGCAGGGCATTGCAGACGGGTTTCTGCTCCATGACCGGCCCATCGCCAACCGGTGCGACGATTCCCTGGCCATGGTCTGGCGGGGCGCGCCGGTATTTTTCCGCCGCAGCCGGGGATATGCTCCCCAGCCCCTCCTGCTGGACCGGGATGTCACGGGGGTATTGGCCTTCGGTGCCGAACAGAAAGGTTCCTTTGCCGCCGGACGGGGCCGTCACGCCTTTGTGAGCCAGTACATCGGGGACCTGAAAAATGCCGAGACGCTGGACCACTACTGCACCGCCCTCACCGGCACCCTGTCCCTGTTCGGGCTGCAGCCCACCGTCCTGGTGTGCGACCTGCACCCGGACTACGCCTCCACCCGGGAGGCGGAAGAGATGGCAGCCCGGCAGCACCTGCCGCTGCGGCGGGTCCAGCACCACTGGGCCCACATGGCCGCCTGCATGGCGGACAACCGTCTGGAGGGGCCGGTGTTCGGCCTGATCTGGGACGGCACCGGTCTGGGAGAGGACGGCTCCATCTGGGGCGGCGAGTACCTGGTGGGCGATTATCAGCACTACCACCGGGTGGGATCCCTCCGGCCGGTGGCACTGCCCGGAGGCGACGCCTGCATCGCCGGGATCGGCCGCACGGCTCTTTCCCTGGCTCTGGATGCCGGTTGTCCCGAGGCGGCGCCTGCCTTTGCCCGCCGGGAGGGCGTAACGGCGCTGCTGAAAAGCGGCTACCGCTGCGTACAGTCTTCCGGCATGGGGCGGCTTTTCGACGGGGTCTATTCCCTGCTCACCGGGCGTACCGACGCCGATTACGACGGCCAGGCCCCCGCCCTGCTGGAAGCCTTGGCTGAAGGCGCTGACCCGGCCGATCTGTATAGTCCCGCTTATTATGAGGAGGACGGGGTGCGCCGTTTTGATACCCGTCCCCTGATCCGTGCGCTTTGCGCTGCCAAAACCGCCGGGACCGGTGCCGCCGCCCTGGCCGCAGGATTCCAGCAGGCCCTGTGCCGCATGGCCTTGGACCAGTGCCGGACGCTGAACCCCGACGGACTGCCGGTGGTGCTTTCGGGGGGCGTATTTCTGAACCGGGCCTTGCTGGAGGGTGTCACCGCCCTGCTGGAAGGAGCCGGATACCGGGTGTACACCCACAGACGGGTCTCCCCTTCCGACGAAGGGCTGGCCCTGGGACAGCTGGCTATCGGCGCAGCCGGGCTGTGA
- a CDS encoding HypC/HybG/HupF family hydrogenase formation chaperone, which translates to MCLAVPLKIVSLEGDGKHAVGEAAGLTQKVRVDFLPAIAVGDYVMVHAGFAIEKLTPEQAAENLACIEEAIHAL; encoded by the coding sequence ATGTGTCTTGCAGTTCCGTTGAAGATCGTCTCGCTGGAAGGAGACGGAAAACATGCCGTGGGGGAAGCCGCCGGGTTGACCCAGAAAGTACGGGTGGATTTTCTGCCCGCCATCGCGGTGGGAGACTATGTGATGGTCCACGCGGGGTTTGCCATTGAAAAGCTGACCCCCGAACAGGCCGCCGAAAATCTGGCCTGTATCGAGGAGGCCATCCATGCCCTCTGA
- the hypD gene encoding hydrogenase formation protein HypD — translation MPSDTAWLNAFRHPAGAADLVQDIRRRIEHHAPVRIMEICGTHTMAIAKAGLRSLLAPGVELISGPGCPVCVTPAGDMDAALELSGRPGLIVATYGDLLRVPGSVRGDTLLRRRAAGADVRTVYSAADAVDLARANPDREVVFLGVGFETTTPGTAACVLDAAESGLANFSVFCLLKRTEPALRALLSAPDCGVDALLCPGHVAAVTGVDAFAFLPREYGLPAVVSGFEAGDVLYSVWRLVCMVCGGTPALENEYSRLVTAAGNTAARAAAEAVFLPADSLWRGLGEIPASGLALRPEYARFDAAVRYGLSRRRGTEPPGCRCGSVIRGVLPPEQCPLFGKVCRPEDPVGPCMVSSEGACAAAWKYRPADA, via the coding sequence ATGCCCTCTGATACCGCCTGGCTCAACGCCTTCCGCCACCCTGCCGGGGCGGCGGACCTGGTGCAGGACATCCGCCGCCGCATCGAACACCACGCCCCCGTGCGCATCATGGAGATCTGCGGCACCCACACCATGGCCATCGCCAAGGCGGGGCTGCGCAGTCTGCTGGCCCCCGGGGTGGAACTGATCTCCGGTCCGGGGTGCCCGGTCTGCGTGACCCCCGCCGGGGATATGGATGCCGCCCTGGAACTGAGTGGGAGGCCGGGCCTCATCGTGGCCACCTACGGAGATCTGCTGCGGGTGCCGGGCAGCGTGCGGGGAGACACCCTGCTGCGCCGCCGGGCCGCCGGAGCGGATGTACGCACCGTCTACTCCGCCGCCGACGCGGTGGACCTGGCCCGGGCCAACCCCGACCGGGAGGTGGTATTCCTGGGCGTGGGGTTTGAAACCACCACCCCCGGCACCGCCGCCTGCGTGCTGGACGCCGCTGAAAGCGGTCTTGCCAATTTTTCAGTGTTTTGTCTGCTGAAGCGCACCGAACCGGCCCTGCGGGCCCTGCTGAGCGCCCCCGACTGCGGGGTGGACGCCCTGCTGTGCCCCGGCCATGTGGCTGCCGTCACCGGGGTGGACGCCTTCGCCTTCCTGCCCCGGGAGTACGGCCTGCCCGCCGTGGTCAGCGGCTTCGAGGCCGGGGATGTGCTGTATTCGGTGTGGCGGCTGGTGTGCATGGTCTGCGGCGGCACCCCTGCCCTGGAGAACGAGTATTCCCGGCTGGTGACCGCCGCAGGCAACACCGCCGCCCGGGCCGCCGCGGAGGCAGTCTTCCTGCCCGCGGACAGTCTGTGGCGGGGCCTGGGGGAGATCCCCGCCAGCGGCCTGGCACTGCGGCCGGAATATGCCCGCTTTGATGCCGCTGTCCGGTACGGACTGTCCCGTCGCCGGGGCACCGAGCCCCCGGGCTGCCGCTGCGGTTCGGTCATCCGGGGGGTGCTGCCCCCCGAGCAATGCCCGCTGTTCGGCAAGGTATGCCGCCCCGAGGACCCCGTAGGGCCCTGCATGGTGTCCAGCGAAGGGGCCTGCGCCGCCGCCTGGAAGTACCGCCCCGCCGACGCCTGA
- the hypE gene encoding hydrogenase expression/formation protein HypE: METMQPIITMDYGSGGLRTAELIDEILLPAFGNAALNDLGDGAVLPDLGGQPVFSTDSFVVTPWKFPGGDIGKLAVCGTVNDLCMAGARPLYLSLSLILEEGLPTDVLRTVVDSIARTAREAGVQIVTGDTKVVERGGADGLYINTAGIGVLRAPGLGRKALQPGDAVLVSGSVGCHGAAVMMARGELPMEGNLSSDCRPLHELSAAALAAGGVHLMRDPTRGGVATTLNEFVEDGSLCIDLEEDAIPVDVAVSAACDLLGLDPLYAACEGRMLAVTASESADAVLAALRALPGGEGACRIGTVGTERPGKVVLHTPLGGSRILGKLTGAQLPRIC; the protein is encoded by the coding sequence ATGGAAACAATGCAACCGATCATTACCATGGATTACGGCAGCGGCGGTCTGCGCACCGCCGAACTTATTGACGAGATCCTGCTGCCTGCTTTCGGCAACGCCGCCCTCAACGATCTGGGCGACGGGGCCGTGCTGCCCGACCTGGGCGGCCAGCCGGTGTTCTCCACCGACAGTTTTGTGGTCACCCCCTGGAAGTTCCCGGGCGGGGACATCGGCAAACTGGCGGTGTGCGGCACCGTCAACGACCTGTGCATGGCCGGGGCCAGACCGCTGTATCTCAGTCTTTCCCTGATTCTGGAGGAAGGCCTGCCCACCGACGTGCTGCGCACGGTGGTGGACTCCATCGCCCGCACCGCCCGGGAGGCCGGTGTGCAGATCGTCACCGGGGACACCAAGGTGGTGGAACGGGGCGGTGCCGACGGGCTGTACATCAACACGGCGGGCATCGGCGTGCTGCGCGCCCCGGGGCTCGGACGGAAGGCCCTGCAGCCCGGGGACGCGGTGCTGGTCAGCGGCAGCGTGGGCTGCCACGGCGCCGCCGTCATGATGGCCCGGGGGGAACTGCCCATGGAGGGGAACCTTTCCAGCGACTGCCGTCCCCTCCACGAACTAAGCGCTGCCGCCCTGGCGGCCGGCGGGGTGCATCTGATGCGGGACCCCACCCGGGGCGGTGTGGCCACCACCCTGAACGAGTTTGTGGAGGACGGATCGCTGTGCATCGATCTGGAGGAGGACGCCATCCCGGTGGATGTGGCAGTGTCGGCTGCCTGCGATCTGCTGGGACTGGACCCGCTGTACGCAGCCTGCGAAGGCCGGATGCTGGCCGTGACCGCCTCCGAATCCGCTGACGCCGTGCTGGCGGCCCTCCGTGCCCTGCCCGGCGGGGAAGGCGCCTGCCGCATCGGCACCGTGGGTACCGAACGGCCCGGCAAGGTGGTGCTGCACACGCCGCTGGGCGGCAGCCGTATTCTGGGCAAACTCACCGGCGCCCAGCTGCCCCGCATCTGCTGA
- a CDS encoding sigma-70 family RNA polymerase sigma factor, translating into MLEILGLFLQAAAGHVLYLMLHLESGSFPRPLSPAREREAFAALRAGGAGAAEARDLLIRHNLRLVAHVTKKYFAATASQDDLISIGTIGLIKAVDTFDPVRASKFSSYASRCIENAILTPTLFRSDHPETTTPRGSRQDLRGVVCL; encoded by the coding sequence ATGTTGGAAATTCTGGGTTTGTTCCTGCAGGCGGCGGCCGGCCATGTACTGTATCTGATGCTGCATCTGGAGAGCGGTTCCTTTCCGCGGCCTCTCTCTCCCGCCCGGGAAAGGGAGGCGTTTGCCGCACTGCGCGCAGGGGGCGCCGGGGCGGCCGAAGCGCGGGACCTGCTGATCCGCCACAATCTGCGGCTGGTAGCGCATGTGACAAAAAAATACTTTGCCGCCACCGCCTCCCAGGACGATCTGATCTCCATCGGGACCATCGGCCTCATCAAGGCGGTGGATACCTTTGACCCGGTGCGTGCCAGCAAGTTCTCCAGCTATGCCAGCCGCTGCATTGAAAATGCTATCCTCACCCCAACACTTTTCAGAAGCGATCACCCCGAAACCACAACACCCCGCGGGTCCAGGCAGGACCTGCGGGGTGTTGTTTGCTTATAA
- a CDS encoding MBL fold metallo-hydrolase, producing MYELMQVSQNSYYIQSPAKIGLYKCNDTDVCLIDSGNDKDAGRKVRQLLDANGWHLTAIYNTHSNADHIGGNKYLQAQTGCRIYAPGIECGFTRHPVLEPAFLYGGYPCKDLRHKFLMAQESSAEPLTREALPAGWELIPLPGHFFSMVGFRTPENVVYLADCLSSRETLDKYQIGFIYDVAAYLDTLEKVKTMQAAMFVPAHAAATEDIAPLAQYNIDKVQEIAGKILELCSTPQSFEELLQKLFAHYGLTMNFEQYVLVGSTVKSYLSWLKDTGRLTVQFADNRLLWQRT from the coding sequence ATGTATGAACTGATGCAGGTTTCCCAGAACAGCTATTATATCCAGAGCCCGGCCAAGATCGGACTGTACAAATGCAATGACACCGATGTCTGTCTCATCGACAGCGGCAACGACAAGGACGCCGGGCGCAAGGTCCGCCAGCTGCTGGACGCCAACGGCTGGCACCTGACGGCCATCTACAACACCCATTCCAACGCTGACCACATCGGCGGCAACAAATATCTGCAGGCACAGACCGGCTGCAGGATCTACGCCCCCGGCATCGAGTGCGGCTTTACCCGCCACCCGGTGCTGGAACCGGCCTTTCTGTACGGGGGGTATCCCTGCAAGGACCTGCGCCACAAGTTCCTCATGGCCCAGGAGAGCAGCGCCGAACCGCTGACCCGGGAGGCGCTGCCCGCCGGATGGGAACTGATCCCGCTGCCGGGACACTTTTTCTCCATGGTGGGGTTCCGCACGCCGGAAAATGTGGTCTATCTGGCGGACTGTCTGTCCAGCAGGGAAACGCTGGACAAATACCAGATCGGTTTCATCTACGATGTGGCGGCCTATCTGGACACGCTGGAAAAGGTGAAAACGATGCAGGCGGCGATGTTTGTGCCGGCCCATGCCGCCGCTACCGAAGACATCGCCCCGCTGGCCCAGTACAACATCGACAAGGTACAGGAGATCGCCGGGAAAATTCTCGAACTGTGCAGCACTCCCCAGAGCTTTGAGGAGCTGCTCCAGAAGCTGTTTGCCCACTACGGCCTGACCATGAATTTTGAACAGTACGTGCTGGTGGGCAGCACGGTGAAATCCTACCTGTCCTGGCTGAAAGATACGGGCAGACTCACGGTACAGTTTGCGGACAACCGGCTGCTCTGGCAGCGGACCTGA